A section of the Rhipicephalus sanguineus isolate Rsan-2018 chromosome 11, BIME_Rsan_1.4, whole genome shotgun sequence genome encodes:
- the LOC119373903 gene encoding rRNA-processing protein FCF1 homolog isoform X2, with protein sequence MKRMISLRDQRLKEKDRLPPKKKKKEDPHAIKVSEAPHYSSALFFKYNTQLGPPFRILIDTNFINFAIKNKLDVIQSMMDCLYAKCIPYVTDCVIGELEKLGSKYRVALRIAKDPRFVRLPCMHRGTYADDCLVERVTQHKCYIVATCDKDLKRRIRKVPGVPIMYIYQRRFSIERMPDAYGAPKV encoded by the exons AAAAGAAAAGGATCGTCTTccaccgaagaagaagaaaaaggaagatcCTCATGCCATCAAAGTTTCCGAGGC GCCGCACTACTCCTCGGCACTGTTCTTCAAGTACAACACACAACTGGGACCTCCATTCCGGATCCTCATCgacacaaacttcatcaactttGCCATCAAAAACAAGCTGGATGTCATCCAGTCAATGATGGACTGCCTGTATGCCAAAT GCATCCCGTACGTGACTGACTGTGTCATTGGTGAACTGGAGAAGCTGGGAAGCAAGTACAGGGTTGCTCTTAG GATAGCCAAGGACCCAAGGTTCGTGCGACTTCCCTGTATGCACCGAGGCACGTACGCTGACGACTGCCTCGTGGAGAGAGTCACTCAG CACAAGTGCTACATCGTGGCTACGTGCGACAAGGACCTGAAACGACGGATACGCAAAGTGCCCGGTGTGCCCATCATGTATATATACCAGAGGCG GTTTTCTATTGAACGAATGCCAGATGCATACGGTGCTCCCAAAGTGTAG